From a single Clupea harengus chromosome 24, Ch_v2.0.2, whole genome shotgun sequence genomic region:
- the LOC105912919 gene encoding polymeric immunoglobulin receptor-like, with translation MGRHGGSTELSCTFSESNKHRTKFLCQRQRKLTCLKLNPPGTQKRKIQMVSSGEKEEKLSSKKKEEKFSVTLFQLNETDAGEYWCGVDAVVGESITLIKNTQIFIVTQVTGYEGGEIQIICPYHPEDSGKRKLLCKDECNNEPLIKTQGGQTQAARGRFSLHDSPTAGVFTVTITGLEAEDSGKYWCGMDGTTVFIFDYYTELKVTPREGAAVVVCVSFTAVALLLGIYTCRRQRTRAEAEDDYENDPAASALHEAPTNTPASESVYQSLNADTLQQDSVYQHLNPNTDHGDSVYQSLNPNTDHGDSVYQSLNPNTGHGDSVYQSLNPNTDHGDSLYQSLNPNTDHGDSLYQSLNPNTDHGDSVYQNIYQHRSVE, from the exons ATGGGCCGACACGGGGGAAGTACTGAGTTAAGCTGCACTTTCTCTGAATCCAACAAACACAGAACCAAGTTCCTCTGCCAGCGTCAGAGAAAGTTAACCTGCCTCAAACTCAACCCACCTggaacacagaagagaaaaatacaaatggTATCTTCTggtgaaaaagaagaaaaattgTCTtctaaaaagaaagaagagaagttCTCTGTGACCCTGTTCCAGCTGAATGAAACAGATGCTGGAGAGTACTGGTGTGGAGTAGATGCAGTTGTAGGTGAATCCATCACCCTAATCAAGAACACTCAGATCTTCATTG TGACTCAAGTGACAGGATATGAAGGAGGTGAAATTCAGATCATCTGTCCATATCACCCTGAGGATTCTGGGAAAAGAAAACTCCTCTGTAAGGATGAGTGTAACAACGAACCTCTCATCAAAACTCAGGGAGGTCAGACACAGGCTGCAAGAGGAAGATTTTCTCTGCATGACAGCCCCACTGCTGGAGTCTTCACTGTGACCATCACTGGACTGGAAGCAGAGGATTCTGGGAAGTACTGGTGTGGAATGGATGGAACTACTGTGTTCATATTTGATTACTACACAGAGCTGAAGGTGACACCTAGAGAAG GTGCtgctgtggttgtctgtgtgtcttttactGCTGTTGCTCTGCTGTTGGGGATCTACACATGCAGGAGGCAGAGGACAAGAG CAGAG GCTGAGGATGATTATGAAAATGATCCTGCAGCATCAGCACTGCATGAAGCCCCCACCAACACCCCGGCATCTGAGTCCGTCTACCAGAGCCTGAACGCAGACACCCTCCAGCAGGACTCGGTCTATCAGCacctgaaccccaacactgaCCATGGAGATTCAGTCTATCAgtccctgaaccccaacactgaCCATGGGGATTCGGTGTATCAgtccctgaaccccaacactggCCATGGGGATTCGGTGTATCAgtccctgaaccccaacactgaCCATGGGGATTCATTATATCAgtccctgaaccccaacactgaCCATGGAGATTCATTATATCAgtccctgaaccccaacactgaCCATGGGGATTCAGTCTATCAAAATATCTATCAGCACAGGTCAGTTGAGTGA